Proteins co-encoded in one Coriobacterium glomerans PW2 genomic window:
- a CDS encoding LacI family DNA-binding transcriptional regulator → MREKKITIRDIAERSGVSRATVSRYLNGGHWVSGEAAARIGRIIDETGYVANESARSLATGRSNCIAFLLGEPQELLFADANFSTLLRSIADELGRKGMSLIMMTTDSAAESQRNMRFLRAGHVDGVLLVAWHYGARKGLIRALHAQDMPVVVAEYPATEARATSYVHVDDYQGAAEATRYLAARGARRIAMIAGPKGPSGSLDRVRGYTDALAELRQGPLLVERGDYSKPSGRVCAARLLDRDPSIDGLFAASDAMAIGAIQALRDLGRDVPSDVQVVGFDDQQLAQISEPPLTTMRQPFQEIGRRMVDQLIDLIRGGAPVGTTLPLELVVRGSTR, encoded by the coding sequence ATGCGCGAAAAGAAGATAACGATCAGAGATATCGCCGAACGCTCGGGTGTGTCGCGGGCGACCGTGTCGAGATATCTGAACGGAGGGCACTGGGTGAGCGGCGAGGCCGCCGCCCGGATCGGCCGGATCATCGACGAGACCGGCTATGTCGCCAACGAGAGCGCACGATCGCTCGCGACCGGACGCTCGAACTGCATTGCGTTTCTGCTCGGTGAGCCCCAAGAGCTCCTGTTCGCGGACGCCAACTTCTCGACGCTGCTGAGATCGATCGCCGATGAGCTGGGGCGCAAGGGCATGTCGCTGATCATGATGACCACCGACAGCGCCGCCGAGAGCCAGCGCAACATGAGATTTCTGCGCGCGGGACACGTCGACGGCGTGCTGCTCGTGGCCTGGCACTACGGTGCGCGAAAAGGGCTCATACGAGCCCTGCACGCGCAGGATATGCCCGTCGTGGTCGCCGAGTACCCTGCGACCGAGGCGCGTGCGACGAGCTACGTGCACGTGGATGACTATCAGGGCGCCGCCGAGGCGACTCGCTACCTCGCCGCGCGCGGAGCACGGCGCATCGCCATGATCGCCGGCCCGAAGGGCCCGTCCGGTTCGCTCGACCGCGTGCGCGGATACACCGATGCGCTGGCGGAACTGCGCCAAGGACCGCTGCTCGTGGAGCGCGGCGACTACTCGAAGCCGAGCGGTCGCGTCTGCGCCGCCCGCCTGCTGGATCGCGATCCGTCGATCGACGGGCTCTTCGCGGCCTCGGACGCCATGGCTATCGGGGCGATCCAGGCGCTGCGAGATCTCGGGCGCGATGTTCCGAGTGACGTTCAGGTCGTCGGCTTCGATGACCAGCAGCTGGCGCAGATCTCAGAGCCTCCGCTCACGACCATGCGCCAGCCGTTCCAAGAGATCGGCAGACGCATGGTTGACCAGCTCATCGATCTGATTCGCGGCGGAGCGCCGGTGGGAACGACGCTTCCGCTCGAACTCGTGGTACGCGGCTCCACCCGGTAG